CCCGGCACAGGGCGAGGGAAGGCTGCGGGACACGCGTGTGCACATTCCACCGTCCCTCGCGTCCCTGTCCccgccagccctgcctcagcccCCACAGCGGCTGCACGGGCAGCGGGGCACGGGAGCCAAGGGCTCAGGGCGGGCCCAGGGACAGGAGCGCACCGAGGCCAGCAGCCGAGCCCCGGCAGGGCACGAGGTCCCACGGCAGGGCACGGGCTCCCACGGCAGGGCACGGGGTCCCACGGCAGGGCACGGGGTCCCACGGCAGCCCGGGGTCCCAcggcagccctggcagccagggcagggcagggcacggcCCCGGGCACGGCGCAGCACCGCCCGCCCCGGAGCGCCGCTGACCGCGGGTTGTTGCTCCGCTCGGTCACCGAACACGGACCCGCTCTCCCCGGCACACGCTCCGAGCAGCGCACCCCCGGATCTGCTCCTGCCCCGCTCCGCGCCTCTCCCCACTGCCaggcacggcacggcacggcggCTGTGTCACCCAGGGGCAGAGGCTGCGGGTGCTCGGGCTGGCAGcacctcaaagctcatccagtgtCACCCCTGCCGTGGGCACAGACACCTCCCgttatcccaggctgctctgatCCCTGTCCAGCCcggccctgggcactgccagggatccaggggcagccacagctgctccgggcacctgtgccagggcttcccACCCTCCCAGTGAACACtcccctcccagtgtcccctctatccctgccctctggcagtgggagccattccaCCTTGTTCTGGCACTGCAGgcccctgtcccagtccctcgGTAGCTCTCCCGGAGCCCCACTGAGCAGTGGAAGGAGCTCTAAGGCATTCccagagctttctcttctccaggctgaagccATTGAATCCCTCAGCTCTGGCTGAATCAGGATCCAGCAGATCCTGGGCTTTATCTCCAGCTCAGTCTGGAGCCCCACACCTCTGCCATTCCCAGGGACCAGGCACTGACTTTCTCCTGTTGCTGTTCCCTGTGGGGATTCCTCAGAATTGGGAGTTAAACACAACCCAAAGAGCCTTGTAATGGCTTCTCAAGAGAAAATGagtttctaaaattaaaaaagcaaaataaggtAATGGAATATTTCTGCATTGATTATCTTGCCATGAGGATTTATAAAACTTAGGTTaataatattaagaaaatacaggACAGTGCTGAGTGAGAGCTGCATCCCCATCCCATGGTAAGGCACACACTGGACTTCAgtgcctgtgccctgccagcatcagagctgcagcactgatTCCAGGAGCTCAGAGCAGAAATCACCTATccaaaacccagaaaacccCCAGAGAGACCCCCCCGGCCACAAGGAATTTACTGCCCATTGCCACAAGCAAAAACTACAGTGACCAGAGAGtccaagcattttttttctccctgcccCATCAGGGCACACTCTCACCTTAACTGGTAAATAATCACACAAATTGCATTGTCACTCCATCCCTTCTGTGCCTGCCCGGagcagccggggctgcccctggatctctggaatatcccaggccaggttggacggggctgggagctcctgggacagcgggaggtgtccctgccgtggcaggggtgggatggggtgggatttaaggtccttccagcccagcccgTTCTGGGATTCAGTGATTCACCCGTCAGAGCGCGAGCGGCCTCATCCTCCGCCGCCACCCCCAGAGATTCCTTCCCTCCCGCCGGGATCGGGAGATTTCCACCCTGCAGGAGGACGTTTCCAGCCTTTTGACGTAAGGGGCTCTCAGCTGCCCCTctggagcacagccaggggaAAGCCCACCGTGCAAGGACTGCAGGTTTCAGAGGGAAATGGTGTCGGGAGAGATGTGTTGTCACGGCAACAGCAACTGCAGGATGGGAGCGGGAAGGAGGGGGAACAGGGGCACCCGGGGCTccgggggacacagggacacaagAAGCCAAGGGTAGGACACAGACAAAcactgtcccctgcccctgtgGCCACCAGGAAggacagctgccagccctgctcccagcgAGGGAGGATGGTTCAGGGCCCCGCAGCATCCCCAGAGGCCAgaagggacaggagctgccactgcCCAGGCCCAGCAACTGAGCAAATGCCACCCGTGACCCCGAGGGGAGCAGCTCGGGCTGCTCAGTGACACAGACCACCACAGTCTGATTTCCAGACCTTTTTACAATCTGCTACTCTGAGTCAAACCAGCTCCCCACGCTGCGGAGCAGAGTCcggaggggtccctgccccaGGCATCTCCAGCCCCTACCGCTCACAGGAACGGCTGAAACTCTGTTCAGACCTCAGATGGGCACGAAGTCCCCAGCTcagagaggggacagcaggcaCAGCCACCCGTGAGGCCCGTGGTGGCCAGGGCAGCTGCGGAGCCGCCAGCCCGACCCAGATCCAGCCCTGGATCCGAGGCGGCCCCATCGGCAGTGAGGGCGCAGCGTACAGGGCAGGGAACCCTCTGCTCCCGGCACCCACAGACCCCACTGTGCCaacactgtcactgtcccctcagCAGGAGCGGCAGGGACTGGGGGCACGCAGGGagccagtgcagcagcagccaggggctctgtgctgctgtgctccctgctgagccccaCACCTGAGCCCCACACCTGAGccccacccccagagccccacaCCTGAGCCCCACATCCTGAGCCCTGTACCCTGAGcatcctcctccctccttccctgggcTGTCGAAGGCCCAGAGCAGCGCTGGTGGGGCAGCAGCTCTCGGCAGCACGGcaagccctgctccctgctgagcccctgctccctgctgagcccctgcTCCCCACGCACCCATCCCAGCAGCAATCCCTGCCAGGCCCTGACAGCTCCCTAAAGCTGCTGCTCTATTTTTACCCCACGGTTGCTATAGAGACCTCAGAGCCTCTCCCCGTGATGATGCAGCTGCTTTTGGGTGATGCAGTCTCTTCCAGAAGCACTGCATCACCCACTGCATCACCCACTGCATCACCCACTGCATCACCCACTGCATCACCCACTGCATCACCTGCTGCATCATCACCCACTGCATCACCCACTGCATCACCCACTGCATCACCCACTGCATCACCTGCTGCATCACCCACTGCATCACCCACTGCATCACCCACTGCATCACCTGCTGCATCATCACCCACTGCATCACCCACTGCATCACCCACTGCATCACCCACTGCATCACCCACTGCATCACCCACTGCATCACACACTGCATCACCTGCTGCATCACCCACTGCATCATCACTCACTGCATCACCCACTGCATCATCACCCACTGCATCACCCACTGCATCACCCACTCCAGGTCCTGGGACACCCCCTGTGGCCCCAGAGACGTGCCAGCCCCCGTGCCCTCGGCAGTGGGGGCTCACACAGGCGCCGGCTCACCCCTcgctgctgcttccccagcctGGCCGAGGCGCTGCCACGCTGGGCAGGGTCTGAGCAGGGCCAGCTCAAGTGTCCAGCCAAagccagggagcagagggcacacgGAGCAGCAGCACGTGGTGCTGTACGGCCGCAGgaggtggcagggctggcactgacTCAGGGCTCTAGCTGATTGATCCCTGGCACACCCACTTTTCCAGCAGGAGAAATCGGGGTCCCAATTAAAGCAGGTACAAACCCGAGCCAGgttccagctctgctcagagccGAGGACAAAGCAAGCTGCTGAGGGCTTGGCTGGACCCTGCTGTCCATGAAACCCCAGGAGGGGCACGGCTGGGGCTGAATCCCAGCGGCTGGGACCCCCtttgcccagggcagtgccacGGGTGGGCacctgggctgtgccccaggcGGCAGGAGCGCAGCAGCGGGGCCGGGTCCCCCCTGGAATGCTGAGCTCCGAGCGGCCGTGCAGGGATGAGCTGGCAGGAACAACTCACACAGCCCTCGGCAAAGCACCCAGAATAGAACCTGCCAGCACCGCTGCCTCCGGGCACACGGGGCTGCTCCAGCCGTGGCGAGGCTGCCCTGGCACCAGCTGTGCCCGAGGTGCCGAGAGATGGTACAGGACCATCTCCAGCTGGAGAcaagccccttccccagcagtcagacccagctctgcccagccgggggctgcagctcctccagggctgagcagaaCGTGGAGCCGACAGCCCCTCGccatcctgtccctgctcccacagtCTCAGTGCCTCGAGGCAGCACTGCCACCCCCCAAACACTCTGGGAACCAGAGCTGCACCCCACAGAGACCATGCAGCCCTGTTACACCCCAGAAACAGCTCCCCTTCCCCAGGGGGGGCCAGAGCCTGACCATACCCTCAGCAGGCCCCAGTAAAGGGCTGACAGCCCTCTGGCTGCTCATCCAGGGGGGTGCTGCTGGGATGGCCCCACAGAgcatccagcagctctgctgggacacAGTTCTGTCACCTCTGCCCCTCTCAGCTCTGTCACCTCTGCCCCTCTCAGCTCTGTCACCTCTGCCCCTCTCGGCTCTGTCACCTCTGCCCCTCTCGGTTCTGTCACCTCTGCCCCTCTTGGCTCTGTCACCTCTGCCCCTCTCAGCTCTGTCACCTCTGCCCCTCTCTGTCCTGCCAGGACAGACgcccctgcccaggtgaggaTCCTGGGCACCAGTACCACCCATTCCACAGGGACTGGCACCACCAGCAGCACTTccaggcactgcccagcacTCCacaccctgccagggctgctccgTGTGGGCAGGGCATGCAGGGCACCCTGTGGTGGCACCCAGCCACCTCAGAGCTCCCTCATGCCAGTTTTGTCCCAACCCGATCACGTCTGGAGCCCATCCTGCTGCCCCAAGGCTGCACAGGCACTGCTGAGATCCAGCCCATGGCTCAGAGCCCGGCACGGAGCTGCAGCCTCTCCGGCAGCCATCCCTGCGGCCCCGTTGCCATGGCATCCTCAGGGatggcagggacactgctgAGGAAGACAAGGAGGATGAAGATAGGTGGATACATTGGCTCTGCAAAGCCAGGGCACGGCTGGGGCAGATTTGAGGCcctctggcagcaggcaggggccATTCCTGCTGCCCTCCGCAGCGGTTCCAGCCCCAGGACTGGCATAACGGAGCTGGCATCGCCACactcccctccctgctggggCATCTGCCACCCCATAGACACCTGGAAGCTGGAGAGGATACCCTGGTGGAGCAGGAAAGGGAATTACTGAGTTTTAATGCCTTCAAGGATAGGTCATTCCTGCTTTCTAGCCAGGACCAGCCAGCCTGGGGTCCAGCAAAGGGGTGAGAACTCACAGGAGCAGCAAGAGGGCCAGAGCACGAAGGGGCTCCTGCAGGGGAGGGGGGTCCCCCACCCTTACTCCCAGCATCCTCCTAATTGCAATCATCAGGGAGCCAGGACCTGCCTTCTTTCCCCACAAGCACCTCCTCCCTCTTGCCGCCACCCCCGAGCCGtgctggggtgccctgggggcAGAGCAGACCCCCCTCGGCTGGGGGGATGTGGTGGCTCCCCTGGGCAGCCGGGGGTCCTCCTGCCGCCCACAGCCTGTCTCTTCTACATTTGTGGGTTTCAGGAGTTTGTTTTTAAGATGTTTATTTTGTGAAGGTGTTTATATCATGTTGCTTTTAGGAGTTAATGCGTTTATTTTTGACAAGTAAACTTGTGCTCTTGCATCAGAAAATGGACAGATAAAcacatttttggggggttcaTGGGCAGTTTAGGCAGGTACTGCAGAGCGTCTGTGTTACCAAGTCAGGAGGAAGCTGCCATAAGGTTTGTCAAATGCTCCCTAACATAGCAAGACTGACTTAATTTCTCTGCTGGCTCTGATTCTCATTGTCAGCACCTCTGAATGAAGAGCGCTGCAAtattagattatttttattaatccCAAGAGAAATTTCCCCAAATGTCAATGTGATAGGGGGTGTGATGACAAACACCCTCACAGCTGTGATGGTCTGCAGAAGTGCAGAGCCATGGGGGTCAGGGTGGTGGTCGGGGCATCTGTGACCATCTCCCCCTTCCTCCGCATTCCCtttctgctggggctgctcagaaAGAGACTGTTCAGAAAGGAAGGCGGAGGAAGCTGCAGGGAAGCAGGCTCGTGTCCGGCTGTGAGACCTGGGGACAAGGAGGGCCAGAGAGGCAGCACCCGGCTGCTGGTCCGGGTGCTGGGCCCCTGGCACCGAGGGAGCGGTGCCCGGGAGCAGACACACAGAGCCCGgagcgctgctgtgccccagccgTGCCCTCAGGCTCTCCCCGGTGCGGCTCCAGCCACAGAGTCaccagggcagaggggctggggggctgtaaatccccctgctccagaggggaCGGCTGcgggctcagcccagctcagcctctggggagccccgggagcagGGACACGCACGGACACCCGCAGGGGTGggcacagacagacagagaccCAGCAGCCcccggcacagggacacagacacTACAGATCCTACAGACCCTACAGATCCTACAGATCCTACAGCCCCTACAGCCCCCGCGCACAGACACAGACCCTACAGACCCTACAGACCCTACAGACCCTACAGACCCCGCAGTCCCCGCAGCCCCTCGCACACGGACACAGACCCTACAGACCCTACAGACTCTACAGACCCAACAGAACCTACAGACCCTACAGCCCcccacacacagacacagacccTACAGACCCTACAGACCCTACAGACCCTACAGACCCTACAGCCCCCGCAGCCCCTCGCACACGGACACAGACCCTACAGACCCTACAGACTCTACAGACCCTCGCGCACGGACACAGCCCCTACAGCCCCGCACCCCCCGCACATGGACACAGCCCCGCACCCCCCGCACACGGACacccccgcccgccgctccccgcaCCCACCTGCGGGCGGACGCGCCGCCCCCCCGCGCCCTCCCCCTCGCGCAGCGCCGGGCACCGGCACCAGCGACTGGCACCGGCACTCGGCAGTGACACCGGCACCGGCACTCGGCACAGACACCGGCACCGGCAGAGACACCGGCACCCGGCACAGACACCGGCACTCGGCAGCGGCAGCGGCCCCGGCACGGGGCAGCGGCACCAACACCGGAGAGcggcaccgggcaccggcacGGGCACCGGGCAGCAGGTACCGGGTGGGGTAGCGCACCCCTCCATCCGCagccgggggcggcggcggcggcggcgggatgGCCGCGGTTGGAGGGGAGCGGGGGACAGCggtcccggcgggagcggggcagAACCGCCGCCCGGGTCTGCCCGGGTCCGAGGCGTCCCCACGGGAAGGGGCCGTGGGCAGCTCACGGGCAGGGAGCGGCCCCGTGGGCGCCtttgggaggggctgggagcgAGGCGGGCACCGACCGCAGCTCCGGGGCCGCAGCATCCCCGTGGACGGCACGGAGGGGCGGGGAAGGGCCGGGAGGCTCCTGCCCTCTCCAGCGGCACTCTGGGGGCTGCTCGGGGCTCCAGGAACACTCTGGGGAGCGAGGCAGCGAGcggggggcagcaggagggtggCAGCGGGGTCGGTGGGGCGGTAGAAGCGGGGGGCAGGGGAATCACAATAGACAGCGtgactggggctgctgctgcttccctccGGCAGTGAGGAAGCGGAGATCCCGGCTCCAGCCCAGGAAGCCATCAGGGAAGTTCCCACAGTCTCCAGTGGGCTTCGTGCTGTGGCCCCCAGACCCAGCAGCCCGGCGGAGACCCTCAGAAGCTCTCTGATCTCCTGGGGAAACCAAGGCATCGCAAGGTGGGTGGACACGGCCtcaggggcactgggatgggggcAGTGCCCGGAGCGGGGCACCCCAGgaaggcagggacagagcagtggGACTCACCTCTTCTCCACGGTTCCCCCCACAGCCACCACTGCCGCTGCCCAGCGGGAAGCAGCAGCCATGGACGAGGTGacggagctggagctggggggcAACTCCCTCCTGAAGGCCGTGTGGCTGGGCCGGCTGCGGCTGACCcggctgctgctggaagggggGGCTTACATCAACGAGAGCAACGACAAGGGGGAGACCGCGCTGATGGTGGCCTGCATCACCACGCACGTCGACCAGCAGAGCATCCACAAGGCCAAGATGGTGAAGTACCTGCTGGACAACAGAGCCGATCCAAACATCCAGGACAAGTCTGGGAAAACCGCCCTCATGCACGCCTGCATccgaggggctgggggggacgtggtgtccctgctgctggagagtGGCGCAGACCCCAGCCTGGAGGACCACTCGGGAGCCTCGGCGCTGGTCCACGCCATCAATGCCGAGGAcaaggctgtgctgcagcacctcctgaATGCCTGCCGAGCCAAGGGGAAGGAGGTGATCATCATCACCATGGACACATCGGCCTCTGGCACCAAGACGGCCAAGCAGTACCTGAACGCTGCCCCTGCGCTGGAGTTCAAGGAGAAGGCTCCCCTCGAGGAGAGCACAGCCCCCTCCAGTGCCCACCTGAAAACTCCCGTCTCAGCACCTTCCCCTGCCGAGAAGGAGAGCAGCAATCTCACCCCACACCCTTCTCACGCTGGGGACACTGAGCCACCCTCCCCAGGCCagagagctggcactgcccggAGAGCCCATCTGCCCCGCCTGAAGCGACTGCGGTCAGAGCCGTGGGGCCTGGTGGCACCCTCGGTGCTGGCGGCCTCCGGTCACCGCGACGACACGCGGGTCTGCGCCGACAGCGAGGTCATCACGGGCATCGGCGACCTCTCGCTCTCCAAAAAGGCCTCCCTCACccggagcagcagcagcaagggaagggacccctctctcttccccccgGTGGATGAGCAGGCACCGGGGCCGCTGGCACGGAAAGCCACGCACGAGAAGAGCGCAGGCACCCACCCGTGCCTGTCCCGGAGCAGCACGGTCCCCgaggagctggagagcagcGGCACGGCCGCCAGCTCggctgcagggagggacacTCCGCTCTGGCGGAGGCCGGGCACCGAACAGAACGGGGACCCGCAGGTGGCCGAGGCGGGGAAGGGGCCGCCCGAGAGGCGGCGGCTGAGCGGGTCGCAGCTGGCCCTGCAGGACGGCTGCCGGGACTCTCCCTCCGGCAGCGCCAGCACATCGCCCAGCAGCGGCCGGCGCCGGCCCCCCGGCCTGCTGGAGCGGCGAGGGTCCGGGACCCTGCTGCTGGACCACATCTCCCACACAAGGCCAGGATACCTGCCCCCCTTGAACGTGAACCCCAACCCCCCGATTCCCGACATTGGCTCCGGCAAAGCCCCCTCCCCGCTGGCCGCTGGGCTGAAGCCGCTGGTGCCCCTCACGCCCAGCTCGCCCAGGCGGGGCGATCTGCGAGCCCACAGGAAGCTCCTCCGCAGACATTCCATGCAGGCAGAGCAGATGCGGCACCTCTCCGAGTTTGAGGAGGTCGTGGCGCAGTAGCCGTGCCACCATTTGTTCACAGGGGGGTGGCCAAAGCCGTGCTGTCCCCGCAGAGGCGGGACGGTTCCCACACAGAGTGGGCACTGGCTCCGGGGACACACGGGTGGCCAGGGGGACTCAGCCCTGAGCCCAGGGGCTGAATCGCGAGCGGGGTGATCGGGAGATCGATCCCCCACCGCCCTAGATCGCCAAGCTCCGTGCCAGGGATCCCACCCGCGGTTCACTTATTCATCACTAGCTGCAATCCGCTTCTCTCACATCCTGCTCGTTCTCTCACCGAATCCCATCCCGGAGCCCCCGGCGGTGACCCCCGGGCCCGGGGCGTTCGTGAAGTGCCTTCCAGGCGGGGAAGGGGCTCAGTGCGGCGGGGGCTCGAGGAGCGGAACACCGTTCCAGCCGCGGACCGTGGCGGTGCTCTCCCGGAGCGGGAGAGGGAGACAACGCTCCACCTCCGAGATTCCCGAGCGCGCCGGAGCCCCGGCGGCTGAGCTCACCCGGCCCCGCTGCAGCCCCGTCGGCTGCGGGCCGGGACGGGCTTGTCTCGGCTCCGAAGGGTCTGAACTTCACGGGGCTCATTCCCCGCCGCCCCGAGGAGCTCTGAATTCAGGAAGCGCTGAATCCCCGGGCAGGATGGTCCCAGCCCGGCGGCACG
This genomic stretch from Taeniopygia guttata chromosome 10, bTaeGut7.mat, whole genome shotgun sequence harbors:
- the ANKRD34C gene encoding ankyrin repeat domain-containing protein 34C produces the protein MDEVTELELGGNSLLKAVWLGRLRLTRLLLEGGAYINESNDKGETALMVACITTHVDQQSIHKAKMVKYLLDNRADPNIQDKSGKTALMHACIRGAGGDVVSLLLESGADPSLEDHSGASALVHAINAEDKAVLQHLLNACRAKGKEVIIITMDTSASGTKTAKQYLNAAPALEFKEKAPLEESTAPSSAHLKTPVSAPSPAEKESSNLTPHPSHAGDTEPPSPGQRAGTARRAHLPRLKRLRSEPWGLVAPSVLAASGHRDDTRVCADSEVITGIGDLSLSKKASLTRSSSSKGRDPSLFPPVDEQAPGPLARKATHEKSAGTHPCLSRSSTVPEELESSGTAASSAAGRDTPLWRRPGTEQNGDPQVAEAGKGPPERRRLSGSQLALQDGCRDSPSGSASTSPSSGRRRPPGLLERRGSGTLLLDHISHTRPGYLPPLNVNPNPPIPDIGSGKAPSPLAAGLKPLVPLTPSSPRRGDLRAHRKLLRRHSMQAEQMRHLSEFEEVVAQ